The DNA sequence GCAACTATCCGATGTCGATCGCGCTGGACGGGCAGGCCCTGAACATGACCGTCGTCAGCAACGCCGGCAACCTCGATTTCGGGCTGGTCGGCTGCCGGCGCTCGATTCCGCACCTACAGCGCCTGCTCGGGCACTTGAACACCGCGCTGGAAGACCTGGAACACGCCGTGGGGGTGTGAGGCGTGGCGAAGCGCAGCGCCGGGTTGCTGGTGTACCGGTCGAGCGCCGACGGCGGAGTCGAGGTGTTGATCGCCCATCCCGGTGGACCGTTCTGGGCGCGCAAGGACGACGGGGCCTGGTCGATTCCCAAGGGCGAACAACCCCAGGGTGAGGACCCGTGGGACACCGCGCGACGTGAATTCGCCGAGGAGCTCGGCCTGCAGCCGCCGGACGGCGAGCGAGCAGATCTCGGTGAGGTGCGCTCACCCGGCGGAAAGGTGGTCACGGTGTTCGCCGTACGTGGCGACCTCGACGTGACCGACGCCCGCAGCAACACCTTCGAATTGGAGTGGCCGCCGCGGTCGGGACAACGGCGGGAGTTTCCTGAAGTCGACCGGGTCGGCTGGTTCTCGGTGGCCCAGGCGCGAATCAAGTTGTTGGCCGGGCAGCGGCCATTCCTCGACCGACTGGTGGATCTGCTGGGTGCCACGTGCGCCCAA is a window from the Mycobacterium sp. SVM_VP21 genome containing:
- a CDS encoding NUDIX domain-containing protein, with amino-acid sequence MAKRSAGLLVYRSSADGGVEVLIAHPGGPFWARKDDGAWSIPKGEQPQGEDPWDTARREFAEELGLQPPDGERADLGEVRSPGGKVVTVFAVRGDLDVTDARSNTFELEWPPRSGQRREFPEVDRVGWFSVAQARIKLLAGQRPFLDRLVDLLGATCAQRCD